Below is a genomic region from Fibrobacter sp..
CACCACAGCCGCCTAAAACTTTCGAACCTTTTCCTGTTCATGGAAGAGACGGCCATCGCCGACGCCGAGAAAAACGGTTTCGGCCTCTGGAAGATGATGCAGGCCGGCTACACCACCGTCATCACGCGCCTCAAGATTCGCATTTTGCACACGCCCGTCTGGGGCGAAAAAATCCAGGTATCCACCTGGGCCAAGGACATCATCAAAGACAAGGTCGTACTGAAGGACTATTCCATCGTCGATTCACAGGGGCACTCTATCGCCCAGGCGACTTCGAGCTGGCTCCTGGTGAACATCAAGACCGGCAGGTCCGAGAACCCCGCCGATTGCCCGTTCCCCATCCCGCTGTTCCCCGGCAAGAACGCGCTGCCCGAAATGATGGACATTCTCGACCCGCAGATCGAACCGAGGGTGGTATGCACGGAAACGGCCAAGTACAGCGACCTCGACATGAACAGGCACGTGAACCACTGCCGCTACGTGGACTGGGTCATGGACGCCCTCGACGCCGAAGAACTCAAGAGCCGTCGCATCCGTTCCATACAAATGAATTATCTTTCGCAGGTCCCGCTCGGGGGGAAGGTGAGCATCGTACGCTTCAAGAACACGAACCACCACGCCTACATTTTCGGGATGAACGAAGTGGGCATGCAACGCGACCCGAACGATGCGGAATGCCATTTCCAGGCGCGCATCGGGTTTGCAGACTAATTTTATTAGTTTGTATTAACCACCACGCCCAAATCAGGCCACAGTTCA
It encodes:
- a CDS encoding acyl-ACP thioesterase domain-containing protein, with the translated sequence MEQEITTKEFEVRFSDCDHHSRLKLSNLFLFMEETAIADAEKNGFGLWKMMQAGYTTVITRLKIRILHTPVWGEKIQVSTWAKDIIKDKVVLKDYSIVDSQGHSIAQATSSWLLVNIKTGRSENPADCPFPIPLFPGKNALPEMMDILDPQIEPRVVCTETAKYSDLDMNRHVNHCRYVDWVMDALDAEELKSRRIRSIQMNYLSQVPLGGKVSIVRFKNTNHHAYIFGMNEVGMQRDPNDAECHFQARIGFAD